The Arachis hypogaea cultivar Tifrunner chromosome 14, arahy.Tifrunner.gnm2.J5K5, whole genome shotgun sequence DNA window gtttttatatatatatattttttttgttttacctataaaataaatggcgAGATCACATTTTAccctaaagtgaaattcaaaatttagaggatccaaaacCTAGATAGAAAATAGATTAAAATTAGAAAAcgacaaaaaaaattcatattatcCTTTTTAAAACACTCATCTTTTTTatcctttccttttttttatctaatgtttaatttatttttaaagatatattttgtttttaatatatattttatataaatagttaatttaatattattgtattaaaaattttacgTTCTTTGGTTCCTCTTTCTTTGTTTCTACCTTTTTTTTCTGCTATACTTCTATCTTTTCATTCAAATAAACTCTAAAAttgtttttaattctaaaaaaaataaaataagacactaaaaacaaaatacaaaagatagagatataaaaattagtattattgtattttatttaatgataaactaaatataagaaagaacaaattatcaaaatttaatttactctaatttttttcatacaaaaaatttaagaaaaaatataattataaaaattaataaaactaataaaaaattaattatatcttttattagTGTCTCTATATCTTTTCTATTAGGAAGGATAATATTTTCTTTCAAACAGACTCAAAATgcactaatttaatatttttaaacacAATATTATGTCCATGTCTCATCTACTAGATATAATTTTATGTCTTTATATTATTGTATGAGTGTCCTATACTTCTATCTATAAACAAATACATCCTAATAGTTGCTTTGACATAAATGAGATGctgctaaaaaaataaaaattcatgaaTAGTTATCTTtatatttaacatatttaattaaattattaaaatttagattatCTAAAGTGAAAAAGTtagtaaagtaataaaataaagaattaatcGTTATTGATTTTGTAACTTTCATAAACAGCATGTCCCactatattaatttaaaagtaattaactcctcactttactattttattctagatccaaattatcatttaataatttttaattatcaatttgttTATCAATTGCATATAAGTTTTCTCTCCATTAAAATTAGTTGTTGTTGAAAAGTAGAGAGAAAATTGTACATAACATTGTATATTTGTATTACCTGCTTTACTATCAAAAGTTATTACATAGTAATGACATACATATCCTGGAGAAGTTAAACCTCCatcaaaattgaacaaaacaataTATTGTACTGAAcatctctcttttgtatataaatacataaaaattgaagcgaaaaaataaaagcaatatgtgaagaaaaaatattagacagtaaaattttaattaataagaaaaagaacTTGACTTCATATATATGCTTCTCCAATGCATGACAACCACTCTAAGTGTCCTcatctttcttttcctcttcctcttccttagattcttcttcttcatgagctgcttcttcttcttcctctttcttctcctcAGACTCCGGCTTCTCGCCATCTTCAGCATCGGCTTGTTCAGAAGGTGGAGTGGCATTGACCTTTTTGTCCTTAGCAGCCTGGAGTACATGGTTGTAGTTACCCTTCTCCATGAAAAGCTGCTGGAAATGGTGCTTGCAATACAGGACACCATCAAGGGCAGCATAGTTGGAGTGTGTCAGAGGACAACCTGCATGAGCACACCTAAAGCATGTCTTGTGATAGCACTCTCCTTCCAGCGACATCTATGCAAAATAGAGAAAATCGAGACTTTAcgtaaaatcacaaaaataaattaaataatagtatttaaatcgttaaatttagcataaattttataaaatgaaTTAGCTTATTTAAAACTGTAAtatcaaaagattttaaaagttaaatcgAAATTTTAACTGCTACGCATCTGTCAGACAAAATGCACACAAATTCTACAAGTTAAACACAATAATTTTTCAGATAATAAATGCATAAAATGTTCAAGTTTGTGATGAAAGTTACTAGTCCCTTTTGTATAATTTTCACAAACCTTCTCCAGTGGATACACTGTTTTTCCACAAACTGAGCATTTGTCTAGAGTTCCACTAAACATGGATGAGAGTCTGCTTGGAGCCTTGTTCtgcaaattaattaaaatcattcAAATTGAAATTAACCACTCAAAATTGTAATGCACATTCTTATTAGGTTCCTGGAGATCGTAAACATACCCCATCATTTGATTTTTCAGAAGGCTTTGCTGTCGTGTTAATCGTCGCAAAAAATGCAACACAGTTTATTAGCCAGAGagcaaaaatagaaggcagagaaCTACAGAATCAGAAGATGATGTTGTAGAATATGAATCTTTACCTGTTTGAAAGTTCTTACTAAAATTTCCAGATTCCTTGAAAAGCTGTTCAAAGTGTGTCTTGCAATACAGGACACCATCCATTGAGGAATAGGTACTCA harbors:
- the LOC112744061 gene encoding LIM domain-containing protein PLIM2c, producing MSFTGTLDKCKACDKTVYVVDLLTLEGIPYHKNCFRCTHCKGYLTMSTYSSMDGVLYCKTHFEQLFKESGNFSKNFQTAKPSEKSNDGNKAPSRLSSMFSGTLDKCSVCGKTVYPLEKMSLEGECYHKTCFRCAHAGCPLTHSNYAALDGVLYCKHHFQQLFMEKGNYNHVLQAAKDKKVNATPPSEQADAEDGEKPESEEKKEEEEEAAHEEEESKEEEEEKKDEDT